The genome window CTATCGAAAATTGGGCAGATTTAACGTCTCGCAACTTTCTACATAAACTGTGAGAAAAATTCAATTGGGATCCAAAACTTTTAATTGAAATTTAGCTTTTATCAGAGAAGGCTAAGCTTTTTAATAGATAAAATTCTGAACTAGAAATGACAACTTTGAGTTTTCAAATCAAGATTTTTTAACTTTCCAACCGAGCTATCGATATGCATGTGCCCGCCGTGGTTAGTGATGTATGATGTGCTCTTTCGGATCATAAATACATgctattttgaaaaattttaTATCAAACTTTTAAAGCTTTGACtaataatagtttttaaaatatttagtttgaaattttcaaaaccatgtatgtagatttatcttaaaaaatactttcataatatcataaatttaatacatttataaatatattttaataaaaaaatagttgcCTAAACTATATATTGAAGATCGTATATTATTTAAaacatatgtatttataatcgGATGGTGCATGGAGTAGTAGCTATGCCCGAAGTGATGTCCGTTGTCAACCTCAATAACAATCGACTATTTtatgcttgtgctatttttcttCACTCAAATAAGGATACTGGAGACTGGatattgtagatgatggagcatcATTAGAGCCGATATGATATTTAACGCAGCTAGTACTCTCGTTGGTCCTCACTTTGTCAAGAAAATCCCGTCCAGTACACGCTAATGGCTGGCCTCATAGTGAAAATTTTCACACGCGTAAACATGGCTGTTTATTTACGATAAAATTTGTATTGATTGGgtatataaaaaatcataaaatagattaaaaaagttacagataaataaatatcaactAAAAGAAATGAACggataaaattatatatgtatttataagtGGGCGTGGAGTTGTATTTTTCGCAGTAAACCTCCAGCCTGTGCTGCCCCCACTCCGTGGCTACACGACAGTTCACCCTCTGCCGCCCGACTTCGTCTCCCTCCTCCTGCGCTATATATAGCAGGCCCCTTCGAGTCTTTCGTCCTCATCGCCATCTCCAGCACAAACCCAGTACACCTCAAGGCCAGCGCAGGGCAAGGGCCAAACCCGATCGAAGCAGAACGGTAGCATACACAAAGATCGCAGCGCGAGCAGGAAAAGTTCGGAATCCTAAGGCACAATGGGCATCTGCGTGTCTTGCGACGCGGCGGACGAGGgtgcggcgacggcgagggtgGTGCTCCCCGGCGGCGAGCTCCGGGAGTACTCGCCGCCGGCAACGGCGGCGCTGGCACTGGATGAGGCCGGCGAGGGGTCGTGGTTCCTCTGCGACGCCGACGTGATGGAGTTCGAGGGCTCCCTAGCAGCGGTGGCTGCCGGCGAGGAGCTGCGGCCGGGGCAGATCTACTTCGTGCTCCCCGCCGAGATGCAGTACCGCCGCCTCACCCGCGAGGAGGTGGCCGCGCTCGCCGTCAAGGCCAGCGCCGCGCTcgtcgaggcggcggcggccgccgccgcgccatcctccccctgccgccggcgccggcgcggcgctGTTGCGCCGCTCGTGTTCCCGCTCCCCGAGGAGGAGTACGCGGTGTCGGTCCCGATGAAGCCGGCGGCGGTGCAGAAGCGGAGGGTGGCGTACCGGGGCGGGAGGGCCACGAGGTTCTCTCCCGATCTGGCCGCCATCCCGGAGAGCGAGTAGAGCCACCACGCGGTAAATCTCGAGACGACAAGACGAGAGGCATCGTTGCCCTTCCCCCCTGCCTCGCTGGTGACGCGTCCCTCGCCGGAGTTTGACCGGACGGTGTGGACGCGCCGGAGATGAAGCTGGAAGTGTTTCAGGTCTAGTAGACGGAGCATtcgcaaagaaagaaaaaaggtcTAGTAGACGGAGAATTTCGAGTGTGTGGTGTGCGTAGTGTTTTTGGCGCCGTTAATTTAGGCGGCATAAGCATGAGAGCATGTAGGTCGATGCAAAAGTGTAAATACATGCAAAAGTGTAAATAAATGAGAAGGCAAGCGTTAGAGATCCGGGACTTTTTGTTCGTGCCATCACCATGGGAGGCAGAGTGCTTCAGTTTGGGGGATACGGCGGATGAACTAGATCGTGCAATTGACTGAACCTCGTGTGCGAGGACGCGTCACGGGTTCCGGTGGCAAAGAGAACACGACGCTCCCATAACCGAAGCCTGCAAAGTCGCCGGTGAAGCCGCCGGGGAGGTGGTCGCCGACGGAGACGAGGCACCTCGAAGAATCTGGATCCTGGCCGGTGGATGGGTCGCTGGGCCATCAGAACACAAAGCTGGGCCGAAACCAGAGATATGGCCCGCGGCCCACACATACGCTGATATCTTCTCTCACTCAGCTCGGCCGCTGCCAGAACCGTGGGTGTGGATATCCAAAGATAGCGCGATTCTTGGGTTAGGGTTCCCCGCAAGAAAGAGTGAAATCCGGTGGTTTGGTGCGAGTGCGCGCAGGGTTTGCCGGATCGGCCCTCCTCCACCCCTTCTCCGCTCCTTTGCGCAAGTCTTTAAGGGAGAACAGATGACTGGACGCCCAGACCAGGGGCACGAGAGGGGTTGAGGCAAGAAGAGACACATCGATGAAACGTGGATGGAGGAAGACGAACTTCCTGGCAGGGACTACAACCGTGAGAAGGATTTGTGCCAGAAACTCGTAAAAGGTATGGGGACCTTATAGGATAGGGGTttttgaaaatgcatctagcccttatatgtggttttggtaattaatgataacacctatggactaacaatgacgttaagtttgttagtaggttgtttcataggCAATgtattgagagatatgcatgagctataaatgaataataagattgaaaatgcatcaagatagatgagctctaggttatttcatagtagatgcataagtgatgaatcatagATTTACTGAGAAATGCCacgagaacaaaagaaatacatctttgtcaatgagctcttagtgatgcttataaggagaaagaaaagctcaaaaagagtGGCAATAAAattgaagactaagttacttgtggagatcaagtaactaaatgtataatattattaatagagttttatggactaacccgtgtgatatgtgcttaagaatgagtagagttaggttctatatgaagattgacaatatgcatgaaggctaataagttacgtgtggagatcaagtaacttaaggtactaaagttatcaattaggttttatagactaaTCTATGTGTtttgtacttgagagtgagttggggttaggatctatatgaaggcataagttgaattgaaatcatatataccAAGAGTAAAGAATAAGAATGGACTCTATATTTGATAAAGTTAATTCCttaaagatgtcgaatacaaagtgattttctatggcaagacggtgaagtgcaagcaagactcggctacgatggatcatccgtggtgaagggcaagcaaatagcttggcaCCGAAAGACCAAGgaggtggtgaagagcgagtgaaagATTtacgccaatggaccgtgtgaggccatgagaagctatgaatgattcaaattaatcatatgaagaatcaagaaatgatggagtgaagaatatatgaaagttggcaacccgtaaggtttgaatgaaagaagcggtacttgaaagttattcaaatgctcaaagtggttcaaacgagtttatCTTTtaaattgagtataggtatgccgtactattaagagggatgcaatgtagagctaattatcgtgtctcagtggtcaagagtttctaaccaaacccaagtgagagttctttttagagtggtcaagagtttctaaccaaacccaagtgagagttctttttagaaatcccggtgtgaaaaagtgtgaaagtgtctgaattgggtttcggagtgttcctaatttgatcaaatgtgttttatgtcacgaattcagttgggatgtgcaaccctctgaataagcttttcatagagtcaaaaatcgtcgaaatcggcctttttagttgacccggatactccgggtgaggttccgagttTAGGTGCTCGATTTTGCCTTCTTTAGcctacccggatactccggtggacccggagactccgggtatttataccccctcacctCCATCCTTTGGGGTTGCTGCAAGggcaagaaagaaaaatattttagagccaaaagaactccttcccactccattttagtgagagatttgagaagaaaagtgagttgggttgtgagattggaagattgagtgcaagtgagctaaatccaatcttgatcacttgagttcatcggaaagaagttcgtgaagcatttgttactcatggaggtgaagcctcctagccggctaggtgttaccCGGTAAGCTCTCACGCGTGTGGTGAGCTG of Phragmites australis chromosome 3, lpPhrAust1.1, whole genome shotgun sequence contains these proteins:
- the LOC133911259 gene encoding uncharacterized protein LOC133911259, whose product is MGICVSCDAADEGAATARVVLPGGELREYSPPATAALALDEAGEGSWFLCDADVMEFEGSLAAVAAGEELRPGQIYFVLPAEMQYRRLTREEVAALAVKASAALVEAAAAAAAPSSPCRRRRRGAVAPLVFPLPEEEYAVSVPMKPAAVQKRRVAYRGGRATRFSPDLAAIPESE